In Maridesulfovibrio sp., the following proteins share a genomic window:
- a CDS encoding acyl-CoA dehydratase activase-related protein: protein MEIESKLFWGVDIGAETVKIAVLTEYNGKPHIHKTYRKAHDKDPFNILRNLLCDSGWTPSFPIAATGRFSRGLTCLQVPVKAALSRGIRFTHPDIFPCTVISIGSQGFSVLEMHCNGQNIYRENSRCSQGTGNFLCQLVERFGLNISEASQKCASVENPVILSGRCPVILKTDMTHLANKGEDIENILAGLFDAVCTNVQSLLKPDISPDKIILTGGVTQSDRIRRNFTSFSNSRHLSLIENNKYSTHFSEALGAAIVAFEQKTDSPEFDDLFREKSEHSFEHVTPLRKSLEKVQRIPAASWIKDAPLCDVILGFDIGSTGSKALAVNSETLEPVWEAYLNTQGDPIVAAQRLVNLFLKETTCKHKVRNVGVTGSGREIVGSLMKSCYGTSPITIMNEIAAHAEGALYFDPEVDTIFEIGGQDAKYSRLEDGHIIDAAMNEACSAGTGSFIAEQGGRFDGINNVTEMDKIAMEAEYGVSLGQHCSVFMAEVIAAAISERIPQPSIVAGLYDSIALNYLNRVKGSRSVGKKIFCQGMPFKSDSLPAAIANRTGQKVIIPPNPGTIGALGIALIAGRQKNNADHDLDMNTFLGAAIVNKDTFNCKSNRGCGGNGNNCRIERIKTIVQNKEKMFLWGGNCSLYEKGHTKTKLPDLTPDPFVERRKLISELISSIPEHPDRPTIALVEEFSLKNWLPFFLYFFDELGFNVKVYSDKGIITLKQGIENSNVPFCAPMQLYQGIVSKILKSGSEEFFFSPRLRENPRHGTELHACNCPIVQASPDLVYSKIFSQKMKILDPCIDIGIENFQSKRFIESVKELAGQLGKNEYQRAFDAGCRAQLSFEKSCRDSGRKALEFAAQHDLKAVVVIGRSYTIHNDILNANVPNLLREQGALAIPLDCYPISDETPVFPEIYWGSSQSCLRAAHQIRRSPGQYAVYCSNYSCGPDSFTLHFFAYIMENKPFTIIETDGHSGDAGTKTRIEAFLYCVSSYIKKSTRATNQGLNDFRDTRVAGDPILNVRNTGETLMVPRMGPCAETIAALLNAEGVRAEALALGTKEDLQLARKYTSGKECIPMAITLGSFLTRVLQAKDTDERFAFLLPGANGPCRFGMYNILQNIIFDKIGLSEKVRIISPSDEDYFAEVPVDFQLRALACFIATDMLQAALHDVRPVEKIPGETQKIYDRYIAELKDMMVRLGSVGTFNAFRQVWSGCFGLKELLTRAGEEFSKLKDFEKNIPTVAVVGEIYVRLDTFANNDLVLKLEERGLRCVLAPFSEWLVYCTLNERDRCSEKRPLPGDSRLGSFITHTVQRQIIEKLHKAVGSKLGWGTVSPVEDIVQAATPYINPALIGEAVLSLGGPLHELRHDKIIGTVTVGPHECMPNKIVESQFQYVNEDTGLICLALAVNGESLNPELLDRFAFEVYEKYEKNR, encoded by the coding sequence GTGGAAATAGAGTCCAAATTGTTTTGGGGAGTCGATATTGGAGCTGAAACTGTAAAAATTGCCGTTTTAACCGAGTACAATGGCAAGCCCCATATACATAAAACGTATCGAAAAGCGCACGATAAAGATCCATTCAATATTTTACGTAATCTTCTTTGTGACTCTGGCTGGACACCTTCATTTCCAATAGCTGCCACCGGCAGATTCAGCCGGGGACTTACCTGTCTGCAGGTTCCTGTTAAAGCTGCCCTATCGCGAGGTATTCGTTTCACCCACCCTGACATTTTTCCATGTACTGTTATTTCCATCGGCAGTCAGGGCTTTTCCGTTTTGGAAATGCATTGTAACGGTCAGAATATTTATCGGGAAAATTCAAGATGTTCACAGGGAACCGGAAATTTCCTCTGTCAGCTTGTAGAACGATTCGGACTGAACATATCAGAAGCCAGCCAAAAATGCGCAAGCGTAGAAAACCCGGTAATTCTTTCAGGCCGCTGCCCTGTAATTTTGAAAACTGATATGACTCATCTGGCAAACAAGGGTGAAGACATTGAAAATATTCTTGCAGGTCTGTTTGACGCTGTGTGCACAAATGTTCAATCCTTGCTCAAGCCGGACATCTCACCGGATAAAATTATTCTTACCGGAGGGGTCACCCAGTCTGACCGTATCCGGCGTAATTTTACATCTTTCTCCAATTCCCGCCATCTCTCACTTATCGAGAACAATAAATATTCCACTCATTTTTCTGAAGCATTAGGTGCAGCTATTGTTGCCTTTGAACAAAAAACTGATTCACCAGAATTTGACGATCTGTTCCGGGAAAAAAGCGAACACTCATTTGAACATGTAACACCGTTAAGAAAATCGCTTGAAAAAGTACAACGAATCCCAGCCGCCTCATGGATAAAAGACGCCCCCCTTTGTGATGTTATTTTAGGTTTTGACATAGGCTCAACCGGCTCCAAGGCCCTTGCGGTAAACAGCGAAACTCTGGAGCCCGTGTGGGAGGCATACCTCAACACTCAAGGCGATCCGATCGTTGCTGCTCAACGACTTGTAAATCTTTTTTTAAAGGAGACAACCTGTAAACATAAAGTTCGCAATGTAGGTGTTACCGGTTCAGGAAGAGAGATTGTTGGCTCGTTAATGAAAAGCTGTTACGGAACGAGCCCGATAACCATAATGAATGAGATTGCTGCCCATGCAGAAGGAGCCCTTTATTTTGATCCTGAAGTCGACACAATTTTTGAAATAGGCGGTCAGGATGCAAAATATTCCAGACTGGAAGACGGTCACATAATAGATGCGGCAATGAATGAGGCCTGCAGTGCCGGGACGGGATCTTTCATAGCTGAACAGGGCGGCAGATTCGATGGAATAAACAATGTTACCGAGATGGATAAAATTGCCATGGAAGCCGAATACGGGGTTTCCCTCGGACAGCATTGTTCCGTTTTCATGGCCGAGGTCATTGCTGCGGCTATTTCCGAGAGAATTCCGCAACCATCCATCGTGGCAGGTTTATATGATTCCATTGCCCTGAACTATCTGAACAGGGTAAAAGGCTCCCGTTCTGTCGGTAAAAAAATATTCTGTCAGGGGATGCCCTTTAAGTCGGACTCGCTGCCGGCGGCCATAGCCAACAGAACCGGTCAAAAAGTAATCATTCCTCCAAACCCGGGTACCATCGGAGCGCTGGGAATAGCGTTGATTGCAGGCAGACAGAAAAACAACGCTGACCATGATCTTGATATGAACACTTTCCTTGGCGCTGCAATTGTGAACAAGGACACCTTCAACTGTAAATCAAACCGGGGCTGCGGGGGGAACGGTAACAACTGCCGAATTGAAAGAATTAAAACTATCGTTCAAAACAAAGAAAAAATGTTCCTGTGGGGTGGAAATTGCTCGTTATATGAAAAGGGGCATACAAAAACCAAGCTCCCGGACCTAACTCCTGATCCGTTTGTAGAACGGCGAAAACTAATATCCGAGTTGATTTCTTCGATCCCTGAACACCCAGACCGTCCCACGATTGCTCTGGTTGAAGAATTCAGTCTGAAAAACTGGCTCCCGTTTTTTCTATATTTCTTCGATGAACTTGGGTTCAATGTAAAAGTATACTCAGACAAAGGAATTATCACCCTCAAGCAAGGCATAGAAAATAGTAATGTCCCCTTCTGTGCTCCTATGCAGCTTTATCAGGGAATAGTTTCAAAAATATTGAAGTCAGGTTCCGAAGAATTCTTTTTTTCCCCCAGACTTCGGGAAAATCCTCGGCATGGAACAGAGCTTCATGCCTGCAATTGTCCAATAGTTCAAGCCAGCCCTGATCTTGTCTATTCCAAAATTTTTTCGCAAAAGATGAAAATTTTAGATCCGTGTATTGATATCGGGATAGAAAATTTCCAATCAAAAAGATTTATCGAGTCAGTTAAGGAACTAGCCGGTCAATTAGGTAAAAATGAATACCAAAGAGCCTTTGACGCTGGATGCCGGGCTCAATTATCCTTTGAAAAGTCCTGCCGCGATTCAGGTAGAAAAGCTCTGGAATTTGCAGCCCAGCATGACTTAAAAGCTGTTGTTGTAATCGGACGCAGCTATACAATTCATAATGATATCCTTAACGCCAATGTGCCCAACCTGCTTCGGGAACAGGGGGCCTTGGCTATTCCTCTGGATTGCTATCCAATTAGTGATGAAACTCCCGTATTTCCGGAAATTTACTGGGGTTCTTCCCAGAGCTGCCTGCGCGCCGCACACCAGATTCGCAGAAGTCCGGGCCAATATGCTGTTTACTGTTCAAACTACTCATGCGGACCTGACAGTTTCACCCTGCATTTCTTCGCATACATAATGGAAAATAAGCCGTTCACCATAATTGAGACAGACGGACATTCCGGCGATGCAGGGACAAAAACCCGTATTGAAGCTTTTCTTTACTGCGTTTCTTCCTACATTAAGAAATCTACCCGAGCTACGAATCAGGGATTAAACGATTTTAGAGATACCCGGGTTGCTGGCGATCCTATACTCAACGTCCGCAACACTGGTGAAACTCTTATGGTACCGAGAATGGGACCATGTGCAGAAACAATCGCAGCTCTTCTTAATGCGGAAGGAGTGCGGGCGGAAGCCTTGGCACTCGGAACAAAAGAGGATTTGCAATTAGCCCGTAAATATACCTCCGGCAAGGAGTGCATCCCAATGGCCATAACACTGGGAAGTTTCCTTACCAGAGTGCTGCAGGCTAAGGATACTGACGAACGTTTTGCTTTTCTCCTGCCGGGGGCCAACGGTCCCTGCCGTTTTGGTATGTATAATATTCTTCAAAATATTATTTTTGACAAAATAGGACTGTCAGAAAAAGTTCGCATTATCTCCCCTTCAGACGAAGACTATTTCGCAGAGGTCCCTGTAGATTTCCAACTGCGCGCACTAGCCTGCTTTATTGCAACGGATATGCTGCAGGCAGCCCTTCATGATGTTCGGCCGGTAGAAAAAATTCCCGGTGAGACGCAAAAAATATATGACAGATACATTGCCGAATTGAAAGATATGATGGTGCGCCTTGGGAGTGTCGGGACCTTTAATGCTTTCCGGCAGGTCTGGTCGGGGTGCTTCGGGCTTAAAGAACTGCTGACCCGTGCCGGGGAGGAATTCTCAAAACTCAAAGATTTTGAAAAAAATATCCCGACTGTCGCGGTGGTAGGTGAAATATACGTCCGCCTCGACACCTTTGCAAATAATGACCTTGTTTTAAAGTTGGAAGAACGCGGCCTGCGTTGCGTGCTTGCTCCTTTTTCCGAATGGCTTGTTTACTGTACCCTCAATGAAAGGGATCGATGCAGTGAAAAACGTCCGTTACCTGGAGACAGCAGACTGGGGTCCTTTATTACCCACACAGTACAGCGGCAGATTATTGAAAAATTGCATAAAGCCGTAGGTTCAAAGCTGGGGTGGGGGACCGTATCCCCTGTGGAGGATATTGTTCAGGCTGCAACTCCTTACATCAACCCGGCACTTATAGGTGAAGCTGTTTTAAGTCTTGGCGGCCCGCTTCATGAGCTCCGTCACGATAAAATTATTGGTACGGTGACTGTTGGACCCCATGAATGCATGCCCAATAAAATTGTTGAGTCCCAATTCCAGTATGTGAATGAAGATACGGGATTGATATGTCTTGCTTTGGCCGTTAACGGAGAATCCCTGAACCCTGAATTATTGGATCGTTTTGCCTTTGAGGTCTATGAAAAATATGAAAAAAACAGATAA
- a CDS encoding universal stress protein, translating to MKILIPVDENTYSMYAIRHAARLARNTWPDLALLGIDKKGLLPGSEPNLSDSNPKVRMLHNYCRDLLALLGSSAELYVGGDEQFLMSGQGSKLAGEEHTGRKKLQLHLRNASPVKAILEEAKSNGSDLIIMGCSRSGSAWESDAHAPGKVADRADCPVLVIKDEHPISKIVCCLDHAHVTQESLEMISQLVTFYDAELEIVGILKHAQLKDEVEQQMSNVLDYYLNRNIRALVKVVDENALESFISSGTQKDLMAVWLSPKSTLQRLFPRDKVATLVNNTLSSLLILR from the coding sequence ATGAAAATACTTATTCCTGTAGATGAAAACACATACAGCATGTACGCCATCCGCCATGCGGCCCGGCTGGCCCGGAATACATGGCCTGATCTGGCACTGCTGGGCATAGATAAAAAAGGGCTGTTGCCGGGGTCTGAGCCAAACCTTTCCGATTCCAATCCCAAGGTGCGAATGCTTCACAACTATTGCAGAGACCTTCTGGCCTTACTGGGTTCAAGCGCCGAGCTTTACGTTGGCGGTGATGAACAGTTTCTGATGTCCGGTCAGGGCAGTAAGCTGGCAGGGGAAGAGCATACAGGACGGAAAAAACTACAGCTGCATCTGCGGAATGCTTCCCCTGTAAAAGCAATACTTGAAGAAGCCAAAAGCAATGGCAGCGACCTGATCATCATGGGGTGCAGCCGCAGCGGTTCTGCGTGGGAAAGCGACGCCCATGCTCCCGGCAAAGTGGCAGACCGGGCTGACTGCCCCGTACTGGTAATCAAGGATGAGCACCCCATTTCCAAAATAGTCTGTTGTCTGGATCATGCTCATGTCACACAGGAATCCCTTGAGATGATAAGCCAGTTGGTCACATTTTATGACGCGGAGCTTGAAATTGTAGGCATTCTTAAACACGCTCAGCTCAAAGATGAGGTTGAGCAACAGATGAGCAATGTTTTAGACTACTATCTTAACCGCAATATTCGAGCTCTTGTGAAAGTTGTTGATGAAAACGCACTTGAATCTTTCATATCTTCTGGAACCCAGAAAGACCTGATGGCCGTTTGGCTCAGCCCCAAGTCAACGCTTCAGCGTCTCTTTCCCCGAGACAAAGTCGCAACCTTGGTCAACAACACGTTGTCTTCCTTACTTATCCTGAGATAG
- a CDS encoding universal stress protein has translation MNKALIPVEMTLASNIALRYACQKSELLAIDLQPIHIEEPDHKAHSSQTGWIRKSWESGLKQAGVEQVRRVLQNEELDCFIMPQPIVEVGDREDILLQELRLGNYRMFIEGEISNFNTGEFRKKLRSKLYKKMPCPVLLVKNIIKSDRVAIVVDTDTDLKSTIGQFCGLLRNRKIDFDLCVYSLDDFSRETQPEDIIKTAGELLAEHGRAPQRSFTLLTAPEKAVPSLHDYGLIVSAVDRNSARKSPLIEVLARVSCPLFLCWTYSAGRQ, from the coding sequence ATGAATAAAGCGTTAATCCCGGTGGAAATGACTCTGGCTTCAAATATCGCCCTTCGATATGCCTGCCAAAAATCAGAACTGCTTGCGATAGATCTTCAGCCCATACATATTGAAGAACCTGATCATAAAGCGCATTCGTCTCAAACCGGCTGGATTCGCAAATCGTGGGAATCCGGGCTCAAGCAGGCCGGCGTTGAACAGGTCCGCCGCGTTCTTCAAAACGAAGAACTGGATTGCTTCATCATGCCACAACCCATTGTGGAAGTGGGAGATCGTGAGGATATCCTTCTACAGGAACTAAGACTTGGTAATTACAGGATGTTCATTGAAGGAGAAATATCAAATTTCAATACCGGTGAATTCCGCAAGAAACTGCGCTCAAAACTTTACAAAAAAATGCCTTGCCCGGTTCTTTTGGTAAAAAACATAATCAAATCTGACCGGGTGGCTATAGTCGTTGATACAGACACAGACCTGAAATCAACAATAGGCCAGTTCTGCGGATTGCTGCGGAACAGGAAAATTGATTTTGACCTCTGCGTATACAGCCTTGACGATTTCAGCAGGGAAACCCAACCGGAGGATATCATCAAAACAGCCGGGGAACTGCTCGCTGAACATGGCCGGGCACCGCAAAGATCATTTACCTTGCTGACAGCTCCGGAAAAAGCTGTTCCTTCACTCCATGACTACGGCCTGATCGTTTCTGCCGTGGACCGTAATTCGGCCAGAAAGTCTCCTCTTATCGAGGTTCTGGCCCGAGTTTCCTGTCCTTTGTTTCTGTGCTGGACCTACTCTGCCGGGAGGCAATAA
- a CDS encoding response regulator, with translation MNTSKTSILILDDEPIVSKRLHPALEKKGYEVESFIDSSKALERIHERNFDIVVTDLKMDGVDGMQFMTEVKQLYPDTEVIIITGFATMETAKESIRKGIFDFLAKPFKLGEIQEVIRQAEEKIKNAKHLKQA, from the coding sequence ATGAACACCTCAAAAACAAGTATTCTGATTCTTGATGACGAACCAATCGTCAGTAAAAGACTCCATCCCGCTCTTGAGAAAAAGGGCTACGAAGTGGAAAGCTTTATAGACAGCAGCAAGGCTTTGGAAAGAATACATGAACGGAATTTCGATATTGTCGTCACTGATCTCAAGATGGACGGAGTGGACGGAATGCAGTTCATGACTGAAGTAAAGCAACTTTATCCTGACACCGAAGTGATAATTATCACCGGATTTGCGACTATGGAAACAGCAAAAGAATCCATACGCAAAGGTATTTTCGACTTCCTCGCCAAGCCCTTTAAACTTGGAGAGATTCAGGAAGTGATCAGGCAGGCTGAGGAAAAAATAAAGAACGCTAAACATTTAAAACAGGCTTAA
- a CDS encoding PEP/pyruvate-binding domain-containing protein, whose translation MHSKLGGDYIFDTQYLRMATQDMEDLVRKLIGAMDSMTPGKYIGLYSSLREISKNIQDELAGHPALPDRLIIPFSETTSKDYDLVGAKSYNLARISNELEIRTPAGVSITTRACKEYMESNDFNKRISAIKHECMAGDKPLDQASAEISELILSGTLPPEVRKALNEIKDQLSINPDKGPGLAVRSSAWGEDGNNSFAGIYESLINVQPDRLHEAYRKVLAAIYTPAAIRYRRRLNYKTRETLMAVSFQTMVDAKCSGVVYTLSPTAPRDNTVIISSAWGLGSSIVAGESATDQFFISRENPYRQRAASIQRKEKALRINPAGPGTIEETVPEELQTKSSLNAEEIDTLVKTALRLEQYFKKPQDIEFAFDQNGELIILQSRPLHIQSQVDEPSESLLKELKNREKILSGKGDVAQQGIASGKVYIARCDSCFTDFPSGAILVVHHSSPSFAAVLPRAAGLIADVGSPLGHLATIAREYRVPALLNTENATEILSPGQVITMDAEQKTVYSGILHELHLYQAERECIDETYEYRLLKRILRQVEPLNLFDPSDSNFTPAGCETFHDITRFVHEKAVEELIEINIGTSLDSSSPNGRLQLPVPLDLTIIDIGGGLNNIEPETKSGRYGRKIIEQDQVLSAPMSAFIEGVTIAGVWQSSPVPVDFSSFMSSMTRTISPQHAASTNIGRNLAVISNNYSHISLHLGYHFTIINCYVSDNPSDNYVYFRFAGGVTDAQRRSRRARFLSEVLARLDFSITVREDLVIARAKKISDNDIMYRMRVMGVLVAYSRQLDVSMIDDSRIGSYANDFNELIKDRIQTTIGG comes from the coding sequence ATGCACAGCAAACTGGGTGGCGATTACATATTTGACACCCAGTATCTGCGCATGGCGACACAGGATATGGAGGACCTTGTACGCAAACTCATTGGAGCCATGGATTCCATGACCCCCGGTAAATATATCGGACTATACAGTTCTCTGAGGGAGATCTCCAAAAATATTCAGGATGAACTCGCAGGGCATCCCGCCCTTCCTGACAGGCTGATAATTCCGTTCAGCGAAACAACATCCAAGGATTATGATCTGGTCGGGGCTAAAAGTTATAACCTGGCCCGCATATCCAATGAGCTGGAAATCAGGACCCCGGCAGGAGTTTCCATAACAACACGGGCCTGTAAAGAATATATGGAGTCCAACGACTTCAACAAAAGAATTTCTGCCATCAAGCATGAGTGCATGGCCGGTGATAAACCTCTTGATCAGGCTTCTGCCGAAATATCTGAGCTTATCCTTTCCGGAACCCTTCCCCCGGAAGTGCGCAAGGCCCTTAACGAGATCAAAGATCAACTATCCATCAACCCGGACAAAGGACCGGGACTTGCTGTACGGAGCAGTGCATGGGGAGAAGACGGCAACAATTCCTTCGCTGGTATTTATGAAAGCCTGATCAATGTCCAACCCGACCGACTGCATGAGGCTTACAGAAAAGTACTGGCCGCAATTTATACCCCTGCGGCCATAAGATACCGCCGCCGGTTGAATTACAAGACCAGAGAAACTCTGATGGCAGTCTCATTTCAGACAATGGTCGATGCCAAATGCAGCGGTGTGGTTTATACCCTTTCTCCTACCGCCCCCCGGGACAACACCGTTATCATAAGTTCTGCATGGGGGCTTGGGTCATCCATTGTTGCCGGAGAGTCGGCAACGGACCAGTTCTTTATCTCAAGAGAGAATCCTTACCGCCAACGGGCTGCCTCTATCCAGCGTAAAGAGAAAGCGCTGCGGATAAATCCCGCAGGACCGGGAACAATAGAGGAGACTGTTCCCGAGGAACTTCAGACCAAATCGAGTCTGAATGCAGAGGAAATAGACACACTGGTTAAAACCGCCCTGCGTCTGGAGCAATACTTTAAAAAACCTCAGGATATTGAATTCGCATTTGACCAGAACGGAGAACTTATCATCCTGCAAAGCCGTCCTCTGCACATACAATCACAGGTTGATGAGCCATCAGAATCCTTGCTCAAGGAACTAAAGAACAGGGAGAAAATACTTTCCGGAAAAGGAGACGTAGCCCAACAGGGTATTGCCTCAGGGAAAGTTTATATTGCGCGCTGTGATTCATGTTTTACCGACTTTCCAAGTGGAGCCATTCTGGTCGTACACCACTCATCGCCATCGTTTGCCGCAGTACTTCCCCGCGCGGCAGGCCTTATAGCGGATGTGGGATCACCTTTAGGGCATCTGGCTACCATAGCTCGGGAATACCGTGTACCTGCACTCCTAAACACCGAAAATGCCACAGAAATTCTTTCTCCGGGACAGGTTATCACCATGGATGCAGAGCAGAAGACCGTTTATTCCGGGATTCTCCATGAACTGCATCTTTATCAGGCTGAACGTGAATGCATTGATGAAACATACGAATATCGTCTACTGAAAAGAATACTCAGACAGGTTGAACCGCTTAATCTGTTTGATCCATCCGACAGCAACTTTACACCTGCCGGCTGTGAAACGTTCCATGATATAACCCGTTTCGTACATGAAAAGGCTGTTGAAGAACTGATAGAAATCAACATCGGCACTTCCCTTGATTCCTCTTCACCAAATGGACGGCTGCAACTGCCTGTTCCGCTGGACTTAACGATCATTGATATCGGTGGCGGGCTGAACAACATTGAGCCCGAAACAAAATCAGGCCGGTATGGCAGAAAAATAATAGAACAGGATCAGGTTCTGTCTGCTCCAATGAGCGCATTCATCGAGGGCGTAACTATCGCCGGAGTGTGGCAATCGTCTCCTGTTCCTGTTGATTTTTCCAGTTTTATGTCCAGCATGACCAGGACAATATCGCCCCAGCATGCGGCATCAACAAACATCGGGCGCAATCTGGCTGTGATTTCAAACAATTATTCACATATCAGTCTGCATCTCGGTTATCATTTCACCATAATAAACTGTTATGTGAGCGATAACCCGTCAGATAACTACGTATATTTCCGCTTTGCAGGAGGGGTCACCGATGCTCAAAGACGTTCGCGCAGAGCCAGATTTCTTAGTGAAGTTCTTGCCCGTCTGGATTTTTCAATCACTGTCAGGGAAGATCTTGTAATAGCACGTGCAAAAAAGATCAGTGACAATGACATTATGTATCGCATGAGAGTTATGGGAGTACTTGTTGCCTACAGCAGACAACTGGATGTCTCCATGATCGACGACTCCCGTATCGGCAGCTATGCAAACGATTTTAATGAATTAATAAAAGATCGCATTCAAACAACAATCGGAGGGTGA
- a CDS encoding TIGR02186 family protein encodes MKKYTKTFIITLLSLIISCGSALAAEKVTLHTNPDHLTIGTTYDGTTLSVSGTVPAGSNAVIRIMGEHKDTHFKKKGKALGFLWMNLGSVELHDVPNLFLIGADSKTYASGGAAWQELNLGFNSVKGQTDQTLFDEYIKLVSHEGLYEIQENVVNYSDAGNGLRNFSATMKLPSSLKKGAYTVEAAAVRGNKVLGIASTTINAKLDGFPKILESIAFGHEIAYGVSAVVIAILAGLLMTMLFQDKGGVH; translated from the coding sequence ATGAAAAAATATACTAAAACTTTCATCATCACACTGCTTTCGCTCATTATTTCATGCGGATCAGCCCTCGCTGCCGAAAAGGTGACCCTGCATACCAATCCAGACCACCTTACTATCGGAACAACATATGACGGAACCACTCTCTCTGTCAGCGGAACAGTGCCCGCAGGGAGTAATGCTGTAATCAGGATTATGGGTGAACATAAGGACACCCATTTTAAAAAGAAGGGAAAGGCTCTGGGATTCTTATGGATGAATCTTGGATCCGTGGAACTCCATGATGTCCCGAACCTTTTTCTGATCGGAGCTGATTCTAAAACCTATGCGTCCGGTGGAGCTGCATGGCAAGAGCTTAACCTCGGTTTCAATTCGGTAAAAGGTCAGACAGACCAGACCCTTTTTGACGAGTACATCAAACTTGTAAGTCATGAAGGGCTGTATGAAATACAGGAAAATGTTGTAAACTACAGCGATGCCGGCAACGGTCTGCGTAATTTTTCCGCGACAATGAAACTGCCGTCTTCACTGAAAAAAGGAGCCTACACAGTTGAAGCTGCGGCTGTCCGGGGCAATAAGGTCCTCGGCATAGCCTCGACCACAATAAATGCCAAACTGGACGGGTTCCCCAAAATTCTGGAATCTATTGCCTTCGGACATGAGATTGCTTACGGCGTTTCCGCAGTTGTCATCGCGATTCTGGCCGGACTGTTAATGACTATGCTCTTTCAAGATAAAGGTGGAGTCCATTAG
- a CDS encoding sulfite exporter TauE/SafE family protein translates to MWHMYLPIAGNSVNVVVIFMLGGLVGLLSGIFGVGGGFLMTPLLIMFGIPPTVAAASDSNQIVGASTSGCLAHYRLGNVDFKMGILLLIGGVLGGFMGVQAIKVLRAMGNADFLINVTYVLMLGGVGSYMFIESLQSLRKKDNAVTQEAPKKKSRYAMMLESLPFQTDFVKSGVRLSLLMPLVLGALVGVLAAIMGVGGGFIMVPIMVYMLRMPMHVVVGTSLFQILFTCINVTILQSYTNHTVDFVLALLLLVGSTIGAQFGTRISRKLKGEQLKILLATLVLVVMVKMLLSLLLTPDVLLAYTGGH, encoded by the coding sequence ATGTGGCATATGTATTTACCCATTGCCGGAAACAGCGTTAACGTAGTCGTCATCTTCATGTTGGGCGGTCTGGTTGGCCTGCTTTCGGGGATCTTCGGTGTTGGGGGAGGATTCTTGATGACTCCTCTGCTGATTATGTTCGGTATTCCACCGACGGTTGCGGCTGCATCTGATTCAAACCAGATTGTCGGAGCTTCTACTTCCGGATGTCTTGCGCACTACCGCCTCGGTAATGTTGATTTCAAAATGGGAATCCTTCTTCTTATCGGCGGTGTTCTCGGCGGATTTATGGGTGTTCAGGCCATTAAGGTTCTGCGGGCCATGGGTAACGCCGACTTCCTGATCAATGTTACGTATGTTCTGATGCTGGGCGGGGTTGGATCATACATGTTCATAGAAAGCCTCCAAAGTCTGCGTAAAAAAGACAACGCAGTGACTCAGGAGGCTCCCAAGAAAAAATCCCGTTACGCCATGATGCTGGAGAGCCTTCCATTCCAGACCGATTTCGTAAAATCAGGAGTCCGTCTTTCCCTGCTCATGCCGCTGGTACTCGGAGCACTTGTCGGAGTTCTGGCTGCGATTATGGGTGTAGGCGGCGGCTTTATCATGGTTCCGATCATGGTCTACATGCTGCGCATGCCAATGCATGTTGTAGTTGGAACAAGCCTCTTCCAGATTCTCTTTACCTGCATCAACGTTACCATTCTCCAATCGTACACCAACCACACTGTCGACTTCGTTCTGGCTCTGCTGTTACTGGTCGGATCAACAATCGGTGCCCAGTTCGGAACGAGAATCAGCAGGAAACTCAAAGGCGAACAGCTCAAAATTCTGCTGGCCACCCTCGTCCTGGTCGTGATGGTAAAAATGCTTCTCAGCCTGTTGCTCACACCTGATGTGCTCCTGGCTTATACAGGAGGTCATTAA
- a CDS encoding universal stress protein produces MNNVLIAVDTSESSFWLAYYAISLSKRIYMNVSILMVDDEEFRNSPGNDSEWIGLPEKRLESLLAEDHSERSHINFYSAKGRFEDEVTQFIIENKITTLFIGQPEPCGSRNDTKFIELLERIGNRTDCHIEVVQKVSAYDQR; encoded by the coding sequence ATGAACAACGTACTCATCGCTGTAGATACATCTGAATCAAGCTTCTGGCTCGCGTATTACGCCATCAGTCTGAGCAAGAGAATATATATGAATGTTTCTATTCTTATGGTTGACGACGAAGAATTCCGGAACAGCCCGGGCAATGATAGCGAGTGGATCGGACTGCCGGAAAAAAGGCTGGAGTCCCTCCTTGCCGAAGACCATTCGGAAAGATCGCATATTAATTTTTACTCCGCCAAGGGCAGGTTTGAAGACGAAGTCACTCAATTCATCATCGAGAATAAGATTACTACCCTGTTCATAGGTCAACCGGAGCCATGCGGGAGCAGGAATGACACTAAATTTATCGAGTTGTTGGAACGGATAGGCAACAGGACGGATTGTCACATCGAAGTGGTCCAAAAAGTTTCGGCTTACGACCAGCGGTGA